In the Hevea brasiliensis isolate MT/VB/25A 57/8 chromosome 8, ASM3005281v1, whole genome shotgun sequence genome, AAAGCTTATAAAGAATCAACAATCAACTATTGAAATTTTCTAATAAATCTAGAAATTCAACCAAAAACAAAAAATTAACAATCACAAATCTACACTTCCCTTTACTAGCAAACCAACCAACAGAATAACCCCAGCTAATAATTCCCAACTCCCATCAGATTTCACTATCAACAACAGAGGATGGCGGAGAAACTTCTCTGgcgagaaagaaaaacaagaaggGAGCAGAAGGGAGGAATGAAACCCTGGTAAGTGCTTTTGTGTGGACTGTGGAGACAGAGAGACACCATGAGGTGAAGCCTTGGTATGGTGGTAGTCGAAATGGTACGACAGTGAGTCCATGCATGGCGGCTGATGAAGGCGTCAAGGTGAGGCAAGGTTAACGCACAACGAGAAGGTTGACAGTTGAGAATCAAAACAGAGATTGGAACTTGAGGCTGGGAGTTCAGAATCGAAACTCCAAAGCCCTGAGAGAAAGGGATAAAGGAGAAAGGGAATAGGTAAGGGGCATGGGCATCACCATGTTGTATTGTTGGTAGTGGGCTGGAGATCTGTTTGAACGAGAGACAAAGAAACTAGCAGAGTATTTTAACACATAAGCAGGCAAGACACCATAAGATAATAAATAAGTTCAGTTCAGCTATTTTAGTTTTTTGACCTTAATAATTGAACCAAACCAAATAACCAAAATTTCCCAAAATAAATAATCAAACCGTTCAGactgaaaaataaaacaaaaaaccaAATTAAAACGGTATGGTTTTTTTGGTTATGAGGGTTTAGTGCTCAGCCCTACTTATCACCAAATAACAAACATCCATAACAAACCCACCGAGGCTTGTAAGCTTTTTCAGAGGCAAACACAATCCTACACAAATGCTAATACAGCATGGATATTAACAACATAACAACCTCCAATAAgcataattccaaaaataaatcaACAGGTGGCAGGGGCAGGAAAAATTACTTGACTGAAATTAAGACCAATGAGATGGCCAAGGCAAATCACTGAAAATTTAGTTCAATGAGAACTCAATATATTCAATCAGTCAATAACAAATGGGCAAAAAATCCAGACTGAGATTAATAAGGAGGCAAAATAATGTTCATCCAGCATTCTAAATAAACACTACTCAAAACGCAAAAGCACATAACAAGTTTAAACTTAGCTATAAAAAAAGTAACATACAGATTGCTCCAAGTCAACAATGAACACAATCTGCAATCTTGTGACACTGCAAGGGGCAAAGAATGACAAGATTTAGAACCAGGGTaaaaaaattgaacctaaagGGAGGAAATAAGAAACAACAAACTACCAAAATACAACAAGTTACCACAAAACTAACTAGTCCCAACATACACAACTAACCAAGGTACTATGGATAAAGGGTGAACTGTACCTTAAATATTGCTGGGGTACATGAAGACTCTAACCCTAGCTCCCTGCAATGGTCCAAAAATACTCATTTAATAAGATAGAAACCTAAAAGACATGGCAAAGCAATCACAGAAGCTATTCTTTTACAATACCATTGATTTTGGGGGCAGAttggacttgaacttagctcGTACAACACCACTGTTACCATGAGGCCTGGTGACTTTGCCCCAAATGCAGCGATAATGTGATCCATTCTTCTTTACCTTGGCCTTGTAGATATAAGCCATGCGCTTTCCAGCATACCAGGCAACCTCTTCCTTGGTATTCACTCCCTCAATCTGGATCAATGATGTGTTTGGATACTGGTTTGACTTGGACCTAGCAACCAATAAGCATATTTAGCCCCCAAAACTATTAACACAGTCCCAGATCCTCAATTTCAATTCTAATTTCTAACAACAGCTGCCCAATTAAAAGAGGCAATACAATAAATCGTCATTTCCAGGGACCCTAGTCTCAACAATAGATCACATTGCTTCCATTGAAAGTCCAAGTTCCTCTGCTCAAATGAGTTCTCTCGATAAACaaacaaatacttcaaactcaaaTGCGTACATGATACATTAGTTTACTACTTATAGTTCAAGTCCTCCTGAACAAAGCATATTCGACTGCCCTTAACACAACACGTAAACCAAAATTGATTTCCTTTTCAAGTATACCAAGTTTAGTAAGCAGCCAAATACATTAAGAAGCTAAGAGTAATTAACAATACAACAGATCAAAACTGGTGCTAATATCTTAATTTCTTCATTCTAAGATTCATTAACACAAAAAATGAACTGAACagccaataaataaataaactaaatcTCCAAAAAATACATCAAAAACAAAATTTATCAAAAATCAAGCCGTATTACCTCTTGTATC is a window encoding:
- the LOC110664310 gene encoding 60S ribosomal protein L35a-1; translation: MVKGRQGERVRLYVRGTILGYKRSKSNQYPNTSLIQIEGVNTKEEVAWYAGKRMAYIYKAKVKKNGSHYRCIWGKVTRPHGNSGVVRAKFKSNLPPKSMGARVRVFMYPSNI